One segment of Pseudomonas asgharzadehiana DNA contains the following:
- a CDS encoding methyl-accepting chemotaxis protein gives MASSATDLNGITDQSSRSLQKQTAEIEQAATAVNEMTSAADEVARNAVSTSESTRLSNETAREGQHRVGETVSAIQALSTNIGETSTLVQNLAEQSRDIGKVLDVIRSIAEQTNLLALNAAIEAARAGESGRGFAVVADEVRALAHRTQQSTLEIDQMVTAMRIGSNDALTSMQSSTQRATDTLALAEGAGGALSQITDSIDQIHQRNLVIASAAEEQAQVAKEVDRNIVNIRDLSAQSSSGAGQINGSSQELARLAVALNEAVARFQV, from the coding sequence ATGGCGTCGTCTGCCACCGACCTGAATGGCATCACCGATCAAAGCAGTCGCAGCCTGCAAAAGCAGACGGCGGAAATCGAGCAGGCCGCTACCGCGGTCAACGAGATGACCTCGGCGGCGGACGAAGTGGCGCGCAATGCGGTGTCCACCTCCGAGTCCACGCGGCTGTCCAACGAAACCGCGCGCGAAGGCCAGCATCGCGTGGGCGAGACCGTCAGCGCGATTCAAGCCCTGAGCACCAATATCGGCGAAACCTCGACCCTGGTGCAGAACCTGGCGGAGCAGTCACGGGATATCGGCAAGGTCCTCGATGTGATTCGCTCTATCGCCGAGCAGACCAACTTGCTGGCGCTCAACGCGGCGATCGAGGCTGCGCGCGCCGGTGAGTCCGGGCGTGGCTTTGCGGTGGTAGCCGACGAAGTGCGTGCGCTGGCCCATCGCACCCAGCAATCGACCCTGGAAATTGATCAGATGGTGACCGCCATGCGCATCGGCTCCAATGATGCATTGACTTCAATGCAGTCCAGTACCCAGCGTGCCACCGACACCCTGGCCCTGGCGGAGGGGGCGGGGGGGGCCTTGAGCCAGATCACCGACTCTATCGACCAGATTCACCAACGCAACCTGGTGATTGCCAGCGCTGCCGAGGAACAAGCCCAGGTGGCCAAGGAAGTGGATCGCAACATCGTGAACATTCGCGACCTGTCGGCGCAATCGTCTTCCGGTGCCGGGCAGATCAATGGTTCCAGCCAGGAGCTGGCGCGGCTGGCGGTTGCACTCAACGAAGCGGTGGCACGCTTTCAGGTGTAG